The following are encoded together in the Terriglobales bacterium genome:
- a CDS encoding acyl-CoA thioesterase: MESIDGHMQPRPVSESVSEMAEVVLPNDANPLNNLLGGRLMHFIDIAGAMAAHRHSRSYVVTASMDHIDFLAPVHVGDLLILRSSVNRAFHTSMEVGVKCWVENYIAGTRRHIASAYLTFVAIDSRGRRVPVPPVIPETEEEKQRFEDAGRRRELRKQEQERKRANQLARG, from the coding sequence ATGGAAAGTATTGACGGACACATGCAGCCGCGGCCCGTTTCGGAATCCGTTTCCGAGATGGCCGAAGTGGTTCTTCCTAACGACGCGAATCCCCTCAACAACTTGCTGGGCGGACGGCTGATGCACTTCATCGACATCGCCGGCGCCATGGCCGCGCACAGACATAGCCGAAGCTATGTTGTGACGGCCTCGATGGACCACATCGACTTTCTCGCTCCCGTGCATGTGGGTGATCTGTTGATTCTACGTTCATCGGTAAATCGCGCCTTCCATACCTCGATGGAAGTTGGCGTGAAGTGCTGGGTGGAGAACTACATCGCCGGTACGCGGCGGCACATCGCCTCTGCTTACCTGACATTTGTGGCTATCGATAGTCGCGGACGGCGCGTGCCCGTTCCACCCGTGATTCCAGAAACAGAAGAAGAAAAGCAGCGTTTCGAAGATGCCGGGCGCCGCCGCGAATTGCGCAAGCAGGAGCAGGAGCGCAAGCGGGCAAATCAGCTTGCACGCGGGTAG
- the hrcA gene encoding heat-inducible transcriptional repressor HrcA translates to MPISNIGSREREILTAIVETYIATGEPVGSRTLARGNKDRLSPATIRNVMADLADAGLLEQPHTSAGRVPSPQGYRYYVEQLTGKAQISQADQDLITNSFTGIGDPQEFLERTSHVLSLISRGVGVAISSRSAEKNELEHVYFSRLASGKVLAVVVTKSGVVRDRVLRMDRDIPQAELESAANYINANFQGWTIESIRTELARRLEQERSEYDRLMSSIEQLYRGGALHPQDEQNTVYVEGVSNLIVSEEDRERLREMLRVLEEKQRIIELLSSYVDTKQEAVRVVIGLEERLPEMRNLVLIGAPARVGEQVVGSLAVIGPTRMDYEHTITAVSYIAQLFDKVLNENQ, encoded by the coding sequence ATGCCCATCAGCAATATAGGCTCCCGGGAACGGGAGATCCTGACCGCCATCGTCGAAACCTATATCGCCACCGGGGAGCCGGTGGGGTCGCGGACTCTCGCCCGAGGTAACAAGGACCGCCTTAGCCCGGCTACGATTCGCAACGTGATGGCCGATTTGGCGGATGCCGGTCTTCTGGAGCAGCCGCACACGTCCGCAGGACGAGTTCCCTCGCCGCAGGGATATCGCTATTACGTAGAGCAGCTCACAGGTAAAGCGCAAATTTCTCAAGCCGATCAGGATCTGATCACCAACTCGTTCACGGGAATCGGCGATCCGCAGGAGTTTCTCGAGCGCACGTCGCATGTGCTGTCGTTGATTTCGCGCGGCGTGGGTGTGGCCATCTCGTCCCGTTCCGCCGAGAAGAATGAGCTGGAGCACGTGTATTTCTCGCGGCTCGCTTCAGGGAAAGTTTTGGCAGTCGTAGTGACCAAGTCTGGCGTCGTGCGGGACCGGGTGCTGCGTATGGATCGTGACATTCCTCAAGCCGAACTTGAGAGCGCAGCTAATTACATCAATGCCAACTTCCAGGGATGGACGATTGAGTCAATCCGCACCGAGCTGGCGCGGCGTTTAGAGCAAGAGCGCAGTGAGTATGACCGCCTGATGAGTTCCATCGAGCAGCTTTACCGCGGCGGCGCGCTGCATCCGCAGGATGAGCAGAATACGGTCTATGTAGAAGGCGTTTCGAACCTCATCGTGAGCGAGGAAGACCGTGAACGTCTGCGCGAGATGCTGCGCGTACTCGAAGAGAAGCAGAGGATTATCGAACTTCTGTCCAGCTACGTGGACACCAAGCAGGAAGCTGTCCGCGTGGTGATTGGACTCGAAGAGCGGCTGCCTGAGATGCGCAATCTGGTGCTGATTGGCGCGCCGGCACGCGTTGGCGAACAGGTAGTCGGATCTCTGGCAGTAATTGGTCCTACTCGCATGGATTACGAGCATACGATTACGGCGGTCTCGTACATCGCACAGCTTTTCGATAAGGTTCTAAACGAGAATCAGTAG
- a CDS encoding Mrp/NBP35 family ATP-binding protein encodes MHGGPPQQGPMPLPGVQNVIAVGSGKGGVGKTTIAVNLSVALGKLGYKVGLLDADVYGPNVPLMMGINRQPEVIGQNRILPLSNYGIKVISVGFINPGDKPLVWRGPMLHSIIKQFLQQVEWGELDFLIVDLPPGTGDVVISLFQTVPLTGAIVVSTPSDVSLQDARKAIEMFRGVKVDVFGVVENMSHFHCPYCQHEIDIFSKGGVERTAKQFGVPYLGAVELDPDVRKGGDTGLPAVLGGEDSPHAKAFFHFAREIAQTASEHKTESVIEIQ; translated from the coding sequence ATGCATGGCGGGCCTCCCCAGCAAGGGCCGATGCCGCTTCCGGGAGTTCAAAACGTAATCGCCGTAGGTTCGGGTAAGGGTGGCGTGGGCAAAACCACCATCGCAGTAAATCTTTCAGTAGCTCTCGGCAAACTGGGCTACAAAGTGGGTCTGCTGGATGCGGACGTCTATGGGCCCAACGTGCCCTTGATGATGGGAATCAATCGTCAGCCGGAAGTCATCGGACAAAATCGAATCCTGCCTCTTTCGAATTACGGCATTAAAGTCATTTCCGTCGGCTTCATAAATCCCGGGGATAAACCTCTGGTTTGGCGTGGACCGATGCTGCACTCAATCATCAAGCAGTTCCTTCAGCAGGTGGAGTGGGGTGAGCTGGATTTTCTGATCGTCGATCTGCCACCAGGAACCGGCGATGTTGTGATCTCACTTTTTCAGACCGTGCCCCTGACCGGCGCAATCGTCGTCTCGACTCCCTCCGATGTTTCCCTTCAGGATGCGCGCAAAGCCATCGAGATGTTTCGTGGCGTTAAAGTCGATGTATTCGGAGTGGTCGAAAATATGAGCCACTTCCATTGTCCGTATTGCCAACACGAGATCGACATCTTCTCGAAAGGCGGCGTCGAGCGGACAGCTAAGCAGTTCGGAGTTCCCTACCTCGGTGCCGTAGAACTCGATCCCGACGTCCGTAAAGGCGGCGACACAGGCCTCCCGGCAGTGTTAGGCGGAGAAGATTCTCCCCACGCAAAAGCCTTCTTCCACTTCGCTCGCGAGATCGCGCAGACTGCATCGGAACACAAGACCGAGAGCGTCATCGAGATACAGTAA